From the genome of Scytonema hofmannii PCC 7110, one region includes:
- a CDS encoding type II toxin-antitoxin system HicB family antitoxin → MSYRYSMVIQWSEEDQLFLVHLPEFPWQQFHTHGKTYEEAAKNGQEVIEAFIEILTEEGEPLPEPRMLPSKPLQVA, encoded by the coding sequence ATGAGCTATCGCTATAGTATGGTGATTCAGTGGTCAGAAGAGGATCAACTCTTCTTAGTACATTTGCCTGAGTTTCCTTGGCAGCAGTTTCATACCCATGGCAAAACTTATGAAGAAGCTGCAAAAAACGGTCAGGAAGTCATTGAGGCTTTTATTGAAATCTTAACTGAGGAGGGAGAGCCATTACCAGAACCTAGAATGCTTCCCTCAAAGCCGTTGCAGGTTGCCTAG
- a CDS encoding type II toxin-antitoxin system HicA family toxin: MPKKIRELKAMVAKAGYVLQPGRGKGSHTFWKHPLLPKEPLTIPGKDGDDAPLYLEKSIQKALKKLEETENEEGEG, translated from the coding sequence ATGCCCAAGAAAATTAGAGAATTGAAGGCAATGGTGGCAAAAGCAGGTTATGTCCTTCAGCCAGGTCGGGGTAAAGGAAGTCATACCTTTTGGAAACATCCGTTATTACCTAAAGAACCGTTAACTATTCCTGGTAAAGATGGAGATGATGCTCCGCTATATTTAGAGAAGAGCATTCAGAAAGCACTGAAAAAACTGGAAGAAACTGAAAACGAGGAAGGAGAAGGATGA
- a CDS encoding Uma2 family endonuclease encodes MSLLTLNLDTVHLTDEQFYEICKNNHELKFERTPRGELIIMSPVGGESGNREADLIIDLGIWNRQTGLGYTFSSSTIFKLPNGADRSPDAAWIQQQRWVALTPEQRRKFPPIAPDFIIELRSATDDLEMLRSKMQEYMDAGVQLGWLINPQQQQVEIYRRGEDVEVRNLPTDLSGEDLLPGFNLRLSLY; translated from the coding sequence ATGAGTCTTTTAACATTAAATTTAGACACCGTTCACCTGACAGATGAACAGTTCTACGAAATCTGTAAAAATAACCACGAGTTGAAATTTGAACGAACTCCCAGAGGAGAATTAATTATTATGTCACCCGTTGGCGGAGAAAGTGGCAATCGAGAAGCCGACTTAATTATCGATTTGGGAATCTGGAATCGGCAAACCGGACTCGGTTATACCTTCAGTTCCTCCACCATATTTAAGTTACCCAATGGTGCCGATCGTTCTCCTGATGCCGCTTGGATTCAGCAGCAACGCTGGGTAGCACTCACGCCCGAACAAAGGCGTAAATTTCCCCCTATCGCACCAGATTTTATCATTGAGTTAAGGTCGGCAACAGACGATCTAGAAATGTTGCGATCCAAAATGCAGGAATATATGGATGCAGGGGTGCAATTGGGATGGTTGATTAACCCCCAACAGCAGCAAGTAGAAATTTATCGCCGAGGAGAGGATGTGGAAGTGCGAAATCTTCCCACAGATTTATCGGGTGAAGATTTATTGCCCGGATTTAACTTGCGCTTATCCCTGTACTGA